The proteins below are encoded in one region of Syntrophotalea carbinolica DSM 2380:
- the nfi gene encoding deoxyribonuclease V (cleaves DNA at apurinic or apyrimidinic sites), producing MDFPELHPWDLTPKSAIALQKMLAKRVCLDNRLPREVRHVAGVDVSYRRGGRDFYAAVVVLQMPDLAVVEKVTARGTVTFPYIPGLLSFRELPVVLQAFKKLALTPDVVMVDGQGIAHPRHLGLASHLGLWLDLATVGCAKSRLCGEHGPPGSRRGDRVALRLENETVGAVLTTRNGIKPLYISPGHLLDVDTSVDLVLRCLGRYRLPEPTRLAHHLANEARRHGISAPLQP from the coding sequence ATGGATTTTCCGGAACTGCACCCCTGGGATTTGACGCCCAAGTCGGCTATTGCCTTGCAGAAGATGCTGGCCAAACGGGTATGTCTCGATAATCGGTTGCCCCGCGAGGTCCGCCATGTTGCCGGTGTGGATGTTTCCTACCGGCGCGGCGGCCGCGATTTTTACGCGGCCGTGGTGGTTCTGCAAATGCCCGACCTGGCAGTGGTGGAAAAGGTCACCGCCCGCGGCACGGTAACCTTCCCCTATATCCCCGGTTTACTCTCATTCCGGGAGTTGCCGGTGGTGTTGCAGGCTTTTAAAAAGCTGGCCCTAACACCCGATGTTGTGATGGTGGATGGCCAGGGCATCGCCCATCCTCGACATTTGGGGTTGGCGAGTCATTTGGGACTATGGCTTGACCTGGCCACCGTCGGGTGTGCCAAAAGCCGTTTATGTGGCGAGCACGGTCCCCCCGGAAGTCGCCGGGGGGACCGGGTTGCGCTACGGCTGGAAAACGAAACGGTGGGTGCGGTGCTGACGACCCGAAATGGCATCAAGCCCCTGTATATATCTCCCGGTCATCTGCTGGATGTCGATACTTCCGTTGACCTGGTTTTACGTTGTCTGGGGCGTTACCGTTTGCCCGAACCCACCCGTCTTGCACATCATCTGGCCAATGAAGCACGTCGCCACGGAATCTCCGCACCATTGCAGCCGTGA
- a CDS encoding fumarylacetoacetate hydrolase family protein yields the protein MYTVRLLDDTIFQVGKILCVARNYRSHATELGNEPPSEPVFFLKPASSIIGPREKAIIPPYSQLCHHEVELAVLIGKWGKNIPKQEAMNHVAGYGVGIDLTLRDVQQRLKEQGLPWDQAKGFDTSCPLSDFVPASRVSDPHNLHLTLSVNGDLRQDGNTSEMIHTIPDLISTASSIFTLEKGDILLTGTPSGVGPVVPGDQVSAEIEGVNWLNIGIQ from the coding sequence ATGTACACGGTACGCTTGCTCGATGATACTATTTTTCAGGTCGGGAAAATTCTGTGCGTAGCGCGCAACTATCGCTCCCACGCCACAGAACTGGGCAATGAGCCGCCCTCTGAACCGGTTTTTTTCCTCAAACCCGCCAGCAGCATTATCGGCCCCAGGGAAAAGGCGATTATCCCCCCCTACAGCCAGCTTTGTCATCATGAAGTGGAACTTGCCGTGCTTATCGGCAAATGGGGGAAAAACATCCCGAAACAAGAGGCCATGAACCATGTCGCCGGTTACGGTGTCGGCATCGATCTGACCCTGCGCGATGTCCAGCAACGGCTCAAGGAACAGGGCCTGCCATGGGACCAGGCCAAAGGTTTCGACACTTCCTGCCCGCTTTCCGATTTCGTGCCGGCAAGCCGGGTTTCCGATCCCCACAACCTGCACCTGACTTTATCTGTCAACGGCGACCTGCGCCAGGATGGCAACACGTCAGAGATGATCCACACGATCCCGGATCTTATCAGTACCGCCTCGAGTATCTTTACACTGGAAAAAGGGGATATTCTGTTGACCGGTACGCCATCCGGCGTCGGACCTGTCGTCCCGGGGGATCAGGTCAGTGCGGAAATCGAAGGAGTGAACTGGCTGAACATCGGTATACAATAG
- a CDS encoding trimeric intracellular cation channel family protein, with amino-acid sequence MSVLYTLDLVGTGAFAASGAVAGIRRKMDLFGVMVLGLVTAIGGGTLRDLLLGDNPPFCFKNEVYLYLALGVSLLTFALYRHMTAMHQPLLYFDAIGLGTFVVIGTEKALHFDLGLLGAVIMGVITATAGGVIRDVLANQIPLILRKEIYASACLAGGTLLVLLIQNGLPRPMALLIAAATVIALRLLAIRFNWALPRALD; translated from the coding sequence TTGTCAGTCCTTTATACATTGGACCTGGTCGGCACCGGGGCATTTGCGGCATCGGGCGCCGTGGCGGGAATTCGTCGAAAAATGGATTTGTTCGGGGTCATGGTCCTGGGCCTGGTAACCGCCATCGGCGGAGGCACCCTGCGTGATCTGCTGCTCGGCGACAACCCGCCCTTCTGTTTCAAAAATGAGGTCTATCTGTATCTGGCCCTTGGGGTATCGTTGCTGACGTTCGCCCTATATCGCCATATGACCGCCATGCATCAACCGCTGCTTTATTTCGATGCCATCGGGCTCGGGACCTTTGTCGTGATCGGCACGGAAAAAGCCCTGCATTTCGATCTGGGTTTGCTCGGTGCGGTAATCATGGGGGTTATCACGGCAACCGCCGGCGGTGTGATCCGCGACGTGCTGGCCAACCAGATCCCCCTCATATTGCGCAAGGAAATCTATGCCTCCGCCTGTCTGGCCGGCGGCACGCTGCTGGTGCTGCTGATTCAAAACGGCCTGCCCCGCCCGATGGCACTGCTGATCGCCGCCGCAACGGTGATTGCCTTGCGTTTGCTCGCCATTCGTTTTAACTGGGCCTTGCCACGCGCCCTGGATTGA
- a CDS encoding rhomboid family intramembrane serine protease, giving the protein MFLPYGDTPNPRSTAYINWLLIGLNIAVFVGVTMPLMFARVDLSDPLLLDYLRSYGVRGLVSPQDVLQQVSAYDLFVFRYGFRPAAPSVVSLFSCMFLHGGWMHLAGNMLFLYIFGNNVEVRLGSLGYLLIYLVSGVAATLFFAVFVPGSQIPLVGASGAISGVLGCYFLWFPRNRVKTFIFLFPFLMTTVMLPARLVLGFYLILDNLLPFMLNGGGGAGVAHGAHIGGFLGGLGLAYGIDRCSWLRRFGW; this is encoded by the coding sequence ATGTTTCTGCCCTATGGCGACACTCCGAATCCGCGCTCGACAGCCTATATCAACTGGTTGCTCATCGGTCTTAATATCGCCGTTTTCGTTGGCGTGACGATGCCCTTGATGTTTGCCCGGGTCGATCTGAGCGATCCGCTATTGCTCGATTATCTGCGCTCATACGGTGTGCGGGGGCTGGTGTCGCCGCAGGACGTTCTGCAGCAGGTCAGCGCCTACGACCTGTTCGTTTTTCGCTACGGTTTTCGTCCCGCCGCGCCCTCTGTAGTCAGCCTTTTTTCGTGTATGTTCCTGCATGGCGGCTGGATGCACCTCGCGGGCAATATGCTGTTTCTGTATATCTTTGGCAACAATGTCGAGGTTCGCCTCGGCAGTCTGGGGTACCTGCTGATCTACCTGGTCAGCGGTGTCGCCGCGACTCTTTTCTTCGCGGTTTTTGTGCCGGGTTCGCAGATTCCCCTGGTCGGGGCTTCGGGGGCTATTTCCGGGGTGTTGGGGTGTTACTTTTTATGGTTCCCCCGCAACCGTGTCAAAACCTTCATTTTTTTGTTTCCGTTCTTGATGACCACGGTCATGCTGCCGGCTCGTTTGGTGCTCGGATTTTATCTGATTCTGGATAACCTGTTGCCGTTTATGCTGAATGGAGGCGGTGGTGCGGGCGTCGCCCATGGCGCGCATATCGGTGGCTTCCTGGGTGGACTGGGGTTGGCTTACGGCATCGACCGCTGCTCATGGCTACGGCGGTTCGGATGGTGA
- a CDS encoding SLC13 family permease: MAITLTLCILLAAVLLFATEWLPMDVVAMLILLALAITGLVSVPEALSGFSNPAVITVAAMFVISAGITHTGALGKAGEHLIRLAGGSEMRLTVIIMASVAVFSAFINNIGATAVLMPVIVDICRRMHVSPSKMLIPLAYGSLLGGVCTLVGTPPNILMNALLYEYTGERFGLFSFSPLGIVLVIVGISYMALVGRRMLPTRKSEKLTEAYQVKEYITQVKILKDSPVAGQTIAGSALERDFQLRVRAILRGREKFPQPRRNRKLRVDDILFLEGNPHGILKVMAAKGLQLIPERAEQSPRRGKELLVVEASLTPNSDMVGKTLRQVRFRETHGLNVLALWRQGAPVVKKVDHVVLRFGDVLLLQGDDAGIKHLGRQHGFLLLGGVEPVPYRPRQAPMALMVLAGVILLTSTEVLPIALAAPLGALGMVLSRCLTAQEAYESIDWRIILLIAGTLPLGLALENSGAASLLAERLLHMLGNWGPYVVMAAFFLLTSVLTEIMSHAATAVLIAPIALHAAMTLQVSPRPFFMAVAVAASSCFMTPISHQSNALVMGPGGYRFSDFMRTGVLLNLLVWVCACLLIPWLFPF; the protein is encoded by the coding sequence ATGGCTATCACCTTGACCCTATGCATACTGCTGGCGGCTGTGCTGCTGTTCGCCACCGAATGGCTGCCCATGGATGTGGTCGCCATGTTGATCCTTCTGGCGCTGGCCATCACCGGGCTGGTTTCCGTCCCTGAAGCATTGAGCGGATTTTCAAACCCGGCAGTGATTACGGTGGCCGCCATGTTTGTCATCAGTGCCGGCATTACCCACACCGGGGCACTGGGCAAAGCCGGCGAACACCTTATTCGCCTGGCGGGGGGAAGCGAAATGCGCCTTACCGTCATCATCATGGCCAGCGTGGCCGTGTTTTCCGCCTTTATCAACAATATCGGCGCGACGGCCGTGCTGATGCCGGTGATTGTCGATATCTGCCGGCGAATGCACGTCAGCCCCTCGAAAATGCTCATCCCCCTGGCTTACGGTTCTTTGCTCGGCGGTGTCTGTACGTTGGTCGGAACGCCGCCGAATATCCTGATGAATGCCCTGCTTTACGAGTATACCGGTGAACGATTCGGGCTCTTTTCCTTCAGTCCCCTCGGGATCGTGCTGGTGATCGTCGGCATCAGCTATATGGCGCTTGTCGGCCGGCGCATGCTGCCCACGCGCAAATCGGAAAAACTGACCGAAGCTTACCAGGTCAAGGAGTACATTACCCAGGTCAAGATCCTGAAAGACTCTCCCGTGGCCGGGCAAACGATCGCCGGAAGTGCTCTGGAAAGGGATTTTCAGCTGCGGGTAAGGGCCATACTGCGCGGCCGGGAAAAGTTTCCCCAGCCCCGTCGCAACCGCAAACTGCGTGTTGACGACATCCTGTTTCTGGAAGGCAACCCCCATGGCATCCTCAAGGTCATGGCCGCCAAAGGATTGCAACTGATCCCCGAACGTGCCGAACAGTCACCGCGTCGCGGCAAGGAACTTCTTGTCGTGGAAGCCTCTCTGACCCCCAACAGCGACATGGTCGGCAAAACCCTGCGCCAGGTGCGCTTCAGGGAAACTCACGGCCTCAATGTACTGGCTTTATGGCGGCAAGGCGCCCCGGTGGTAAAAAAAGTCGATCATGTCGTACTGCGATTCGGCGACGTACTGCTCTTGCAGGGCGACGATGCCGGAATCAAGCACCTTGGAAGACAGCACGGATTTCTATTGCTCGGCGGCGTGGAACCGGTCCCCTATCGCCCCCGCCAGGCCCCCATGGCCCTGATGGTATTGGCCGGCGTCATACTGCTCACCTCTACGGAGGTCCTCCCCATCGCCCTGGCGGCGCCACTCGGTGCATTGGGCATGGTCCTGAGCCGCTGCCTCACGGCACAGGAAGCCTACGAAAGCATCGACTGGCGCATCATCCTGTTGATCGCAGGAACCCTGCCCCTCGGACTGGCCCTCGAGAACAGCGGAGCTGCCAGTCTGCTGGCCGAGCGCCTGCTGCACATGCTCGGCAACTGGGGCCCGTATGTTGTTATGGCGGCCTTCTTTTTACTGACCTCGGTATTGACCGAAATCATGAGCCACGCCGCCACGGCGGTTCTCATCGCGCCCATCGCTTTGCACGCAGCCATGACCCTGCAAGTCTCTCCCCGCCCCTTTTTCATGGCGGTAGCAGTCGCAGCCTCCTCCTGCTTCATGACCCCGATCAGTCACCAGTCAAACGCCCTGGTCATGGGGCCGGGCGGATATCGCTTTTCGGATTTCATGCGCACCGGCGTACTTTTGAACCTGTTGGTATGGGTCTGCGCCTGCCTGCTGATTCCCTGGCTGTTCCCTTTCTGA
- the thiE gene encoding thiamine phosphate synthase: MNTDDFRLYLITDRNNLPAGRDLLTAVEQALDGGVRAVQLREKDLPADELYRCAMELKSLMDRYGARLLINDRIDVALAAGADGVHLGEHSLPTHAARKILGKQAIIGRSTHHAGDIEREYRQGADFVTFSPVYFTPSKAPYGAPQGLEALRRACASASLPVLALGGIRRDRIPEVRAAGAAGVALISAILAASDPEAATRALLAEIQ, encoded by the coding sequence ATGAATACCGACGACTTTCGCCTCTACCTGATTACTGACCGCAACAACCTGCCTGCCGGGCGCGACTTGTTGACAGCCGTGGAACAGGCCCTGGACGGGGGGGTGCGTGCCGTGCAGTTGCGCGAGAAAGACCTGCCTGCCGACGAACTCTATCGCTGTGCCATGGAGCTGAAATCCCTCATGGATCGATACGGTGCCCGGTTACTGATCAACGATCGCATCGATGTAGCCCTCGCAGCCGGAGCCGACGGGGTGCACCTGGGCGAACACTCCCTGCCTACCCATGCAGCACGCAAGATACTCGGTAAGCAGGCCATCATCGGCCGCTCCACTCATCATGCCGGGGACATTGAACGGGAATACCGCCAGGGCGCCGACTTCGTGACTTTCAGCCCGGTTTATTTCACCCCCTCCAAAGCGCCCTATGGCGCGCCTCAGGGCCTTGAGGCCTTGCGCCGGGCCTGTGCTTCGGCCTCGTTGCCGGTATTGGCGCTCGGCGGTATCCGCCGTGACCGCATTCCCGAAGTCCGCGCCGCCGGGGCCGCGGGAGTCGCCCTTATTTCCGCGATTCTGGCCGCCTCCGATCCCGAGGCTGCAACGCGGGCGTTGCTGGCGGAAATACAATGA
- the thiH gene encoding 2-iminoacetate synthase ThiH, whose amino-acid sequence MNFLDEFNSYDRSELAERIMSCQAADVERALTAEHLRSADFMALLSPMAHGYLESMAQKAHRLTQQRFGKIIQLYAPLYISNECSNGCLYCGFNAANKVARRTLSLDEVEAEARILRQRGFRHVQLLTGEAPQAVDVDFLENVVKRVRPFFSSISIEVFPMDEAGYRQLVAAGVDNLTVYQETYDRDLYDKLHPFGRKKDFNWRLTTPDRGGAAGLRSIGIGSLLGLSDWRIEGYLVGMHARHLVRTWWRSRVNVSFPRMRPADGGFQPPKPVSDSALVQLICALRLLIPDAGLVLSTRESASLRDHLLPLGITQLSAGSSTAPGGYGHQQDGSEQFAIDDDRNAEQICAMLRAQGYEPVWKDWDGAFVK is encoded by the coding sequence GTGAATTTTCTCGACGAATTCAACAGCTACGATCGCAGCGAGCTTGCGGAACGGATCATGTCATGCCAGGCCGCCGATGTGGAACGGGCGCTGACGGCGGAACATCTGCGAAGTGCCGATTTCATGGCGCTGCTGTCGCCGATGGCGCACGGTTACCTGGAGTCGATGGCACAAAAAGCCCACCGTCTGACCCAGCAGCGTTTCGGCAAGATCATCCAGCTCTATGCGCCGCTGTACATCTCCAACGAATGCAGCAACGGTTGTCTGTACTGCGGCTTCAACGCCGCCAACAAGGTCGCGCGGCGCACCTTGAGCCTGGACGAAGTCGAAGCCGAGGCCCGCATCCTGCGCCAGCGCGGTTTCCGCCATGTGCAGTTACTGACCGGCGAGGCACCGCAGGCGGTCGATGTCGATTTTCTGGAAAATGTTGTCAAACGCGTACGACCGTTTTTTTCTTCCATCAGCATCGAAGTCTTCCCCATGGACGAGGCCGGTTATCGCCAACTGGTGGCGGCCGGCGTCGACAACCTGACCGTCTATCAGGAGACGTACGACCGTGACCTGTACGACAAACTGCATCCCTTCGGTCGCAAGAAAGATTTCAATTGGCGACTGACCACTCCCGATCGTGGCGGCGCGGCGGGACTGCGCTCGATTGGCATCGGTAGCCTGCTGGGGCTGAGTGACTGGCGCATCGAGGGCTACCTGGTCGGCATGCATGCCCGCCACCTGGTACGCACCTGGTGGCGCAGCCGGGTGAATGTATCCTTCCCGCGCATGCGACCTGCCGACGGCGGTTTTCAGCCACCGAAACCGGTATCCGACAGTGCCCTGGTGCAACTGATCTGCGCGCTGCGGCTGTTGATACCCGACGCCGGACTGGTACTGTCGACGCGCGAAAGCGCCAGTTTGCGCGATCATCTGCTGCCTTTGGGTATCACCCAGCTGAGTGCCGGGTCCAGCACCGCGCCAGGCGGATACGGACATCAGCAGGATGGCAGCGAACAGTTTGCTATCGACGATGATCGTAACGCCGAACAGATTTGCGCCATGCTGCGCGCCCAGGGATACGAGCCGGTATGGAAGGACTGGGACGGCGCCTTTGTGAAATAG
- a CDS encoding thiazole synthase, with product MDELVIAGRSFSSRLMVGTGKFASNSLMADALAASGSQIVTVALRRVDIDRPEDDLLAHIDRDKYLLLPNTSGARDAEEAVRLARLARAAGCEPWVKLEVTPDPYYLLPDPIETLKAAEILVKEGFVVLPYINADPVLAKHLQEAGTATVMPLGAPIGTNKGVRTRDNIAIIIEQAIVPVVVDAGLGAPSHVAEAMEMGADAVLVNTALAVTPDPAGMAHAFRLGVEAGRRAFLAGLPAQQQKAEASSPLTGFLRDEQ from the coding sequence ATGGATGAACTCGTCATTGCCGGTCGGTCTTTTTCCTCCCGCCTGATGGTCGGGACCGGAAAATTCGCCTCTAACTCTCTGATGGCAGACGCTTTGGCCGCTTCGGGATCGCAGATCGTCACCGTCGCTTTGCGTCGAGTCGACATCGACCGACCCGAAGACGATCTGCTGGCCCATATCGATCGGGACAAGTATCTGCTGCTGCCCAATACAAGCGGTGCCCGCGACGCCGAGGAGGCTGTGCGCCTGGCGCGTCTGGCGCGCGCCGCCGGCTGCGAGCCCTGGGTCAAGCTGGAGGTCACTCCCGACCCCTATTATCTGTTGCCCGATCCCATCGAAACCCTCAAGGCCGCCGAAATTCTGGTCAAGGAAGGCTTTGTGGTTTTGCCCTACATCAATGCCGACCCGGTACTGGCCAAGCATCTGCAGGAAGCCGGCACCGCCACGGTGATGCCGCTGGGAGCGCCCATCGGCACCAACAAGGGGGTGCGCACCCGCGATAACATCGCCATTATCATCGAGCAGGCTATCGTACCTGTGGTGGTCGATGCGGGTCTTGGCGCACCGTCGCATGTGGCCGAGGCCATGGAAATGGGTGCCGATGCGGTGCTGGTCAATACCGCCCTGGCCGTAACCCCGGATCCCGCGGGTATGGCACACGCCTTTCGCCTCGGGGTGGAGGCCGGGCGCCGCGCGTTTCTGGCGGGTCTGCCGGCCCAGCAACAGAAGGCCGAGGCGTCCAGCCCCCTGACCGGATTTCTGAGGGACGAACAGTGA
- the thiS gene encoding sulfur carrier protein ThiS: MLTLTVNGKTRTYHNLASLSDLLQQLQFDPERVAIEYNGTIVTRDRFATTALHTGDRVEIVQFVGGG; this comes from the coding sequence ATGCTTACCTTGACTGTTAATGGCAAAACACGCACCTACCATAATCTGGCAAGCTTGTCGGACCTGCTGCAACAGCTCCAATTCGATCCGGAGCGAGTGGCCATCGAATATAACGGCACCATCGTCACCCGGGACCGTTTCGCCACCACCGCGCTGCATACCGGCGACCGGGTGGAAATCGTTCAATTCGTCGGCGGGGGCTGA